The Amycolatopsis nigrescens CSC17Ta-90 genomic interval GGACGGGCGGGAGGTCGCCACCGCCGCGATCTCCGCGCTGGCTGCTGCGGCCGGTGCCTGGGGGGTGCGGGTGCACGAGGTGGGTGCGTCGCTGGACGCGGTGGCCGTCGCGGCCGCCTGGATCCGTGGTCGAGCCGGAGGGGTCAGTTGACCGATCGCATCACCCTGACCGGCCTGCGGGTCTTCGGCAGGCACGGGGTTTTCGAGCACGAGAAGCGGGACGGCCAGGAGTTCCTGGTGGACATCACCGCCTGGCTGGACCTGGACCAGGCGGCGGCCACCGACGACCTGACCAAGACGCTGCACTACGGCGAGCTCGCGCAACTGGCCGCCGGCATCGTGGCCGGTGAGCCC includes:
- the folB gene encoding dihydroneopterin aldolase, giving the protein MTDRITLTGLRVFGRHGVFEHEKRDGQEFLVDITAWLDLDQAAATDDLTKTLHYGELAQLAAGIVAGEPYDLIESVAGRIADEMMTDRRLHAAEVTIHKPSAPIPLTFDDVAVTIRRSRRGRTG